GGAGACCAATTTTTAAAAATGCGGATAAGGGAGCCCGAGAACTTCTTAGAAATGCAGATCATGGTGCCCGAGAATTCTTTAAGAATGTCGATAAAGCAGGGCGAGCAATTGGAAGAGGAATCGATGGTGAAGTGCGAGAAATTTTAAGCGGCGGTAAGTATTCAAGAAATAGTAATGCGCGTGACTGGAGTTTAGAACACAGCGATTTAGTTAATTGGGTAGAAGGCTGGGACGGCATTTTGATCCTTGGTGGTGCTTTTATGGTAATTATTGGACTTCTTACGGGAAATCCAGCTTTGGTTGTTTGGGGGATAATGACTATCGCTGCTGGAATAACGGGTGGGGATTATTCTCCAGAAGGCTCTGGAGGGAGTGAAGGTGCATGATCAGATTAAGTAGGAACATTTACCTATCGATGTTCTTATTTTGTTCTTTAGAATGTGTTTTTATTGAAAACAAAATAGAAACAAAAGTGAATCGTTCCGAATCGGATTGTTCGTTCTATCAACTAAAGTTCTCAGAAGATTCCGATTACAGTGGTATGTATTCAAAAAATTCTTGGCTTTATCGAGCATCTTTGCTTTCAAATTTTGAATATGGGATTCGTCAAGGCGTAGAGGATGTAAACAAGACTTGTCGGAGTGTAAGCAATAATGACGCTCCGAGAAAGCATATCAATATTTTACTTAAATCAACTATGACTCAGCGAAATCCTGATGAAATGGCTGAATTGCGAAAAAACGTTGTAACACTTTTTTCTGCGATTACTCTATTTTTAATACCTTCCTGGTATGAGTATTACTATAAGCATCAATGGAATGTAGGAGGGGGCTCAAAGTGTCAGCAATCGTATGAAACTTCAGATTCGGTTACGGTTTACATTGGGTTTGTTTATCTATTTGTTCCTTGGAAATGGGACTCTGCTATTATCTCGATGCCAATAGAATCGAAGTTCTATAAGCAAACATTAGATATTATTTCGGAATACGAAAGAGCATGTTCCGGTCAAATATAAATTTATTTGTTGAGTTAGTTTGAAGATTTACAAACAATATCTAATATCCTATTTAACAATACTGTTAATCTCCTGTAATGATGGAAGATTTATTTCTTCTGAAATTAGATCTAATATGTATTTCGAGTAAAGGTTGCATCCTTATGCATGAGACTTCCCCAAATTATTTAATTGAACTGTGCAAGTTGCAATAGAACCTACGGCACCAATGTTGATATTTGGACAAAAGAAACGTTAAGGGTATGTATATTTTTTCTGCTTGTTATGCTTACCAAAAAAGATTTCCTTTAATAATACAAATTAGTAGTAAAGAAAAAAATAGAAATTCATATTCTTTTGAATATTGGGGCGATACATAGAATTTTCATCGAAGCCTTAAGAGTTACTTTTATAAAATAACCGATGCAATCGTTTAAACATTCTTTACTGTGTAGGTTATTTGCTTTGATAATCGTAATGATTTACTTATCTTGCTTCCCAATGAGGCGAATCGAATCGTATGGGGATAGACAGGTTGGCCTTGTCCTTTCTTTGAATAGTAACAGGCTTTCTGCACGTTTTACAATCAAGCACTACTATTATGCGAACCAGTGGCATTACAAAGCTGAGCTTGATTTTATATCAACGACCGTTCTAAACGTTGGTAAGATTGAACTCGTCCAAAATGGAAAAACAATGGAGATCCAAATTATTAATAAGCTTCCGATTCGAGCGTTCACAAGGTCCGATTCATTGTCTGAAGGAATTGAAATCGAAATGACGGACGAACTGCTTAAAAGTTTGGCCACAGGCGGAATCGTTGGCCTAAATGTAACAGGCCAAAATAAATCTGACTTATTGAATTTGGATAAAGAATCGATCCACTTAGTGAAAGAATACATTGTTGAAATCGAGAAGAAGCATCAGATAGAATTGAACTGGAAGTTAATCAAAGAGAGAGGTTATCGTTCTTCTTTATCGAATTAGAATCTATTTAAAAATTCCTTGTAACTCTGAATCTGATGGAGTCCCATCGCCATGAAGATATTCATAAATGGTTTTGGTAAATACTTTAGGATTTGCGCACGGGCATTTGTCGGGACAGGTTTCGCTCCATCCGCTTTTTGCAAGTAATGTTCTCTTTGTTTTAAACACGAAAGCGATAGTATAGCTTTCAAGTGCACCACCACATTCATCACCTTCGCCACCTGATATATTAAAGAATGCGGCCTTCTTCGAAATATGTGTAAGTTCACCGTATGATTCACGATTCATATCGGTATTGATTACTTTTCCGTTCTTCAGGATAAAATTATAACAATAAGAATGTAAATACCCTGCGCAAGACTCTTTGCGAGGGGAGATCGATATTACAGAATAATTGTTACGAACAACATAATTTTCAAGTCGAAATTCATTTGATTTATAAGGTCTTTGATCTTTGATTTGATCATAAGATTCCGGTAATTTGCTTTCTATCAATGTCTCAAAGATCTTTGTATGATCTTTCCCATTGCCAAGTTTTATGAACTTATCTTTAAAATTATTAAGATCTCTTTTTACTCTCGCAAGAAAAGGACCAAATACATAACCAGTTGTTCTTTCAAATTCAACTTTTACCCATTTCCCCGTTTTATCATTGTGTGTTTCAATCTCTCCGACCTCTTCAAGAATATTAACAATTTTACCTTCGGGAATAGTAAGGATAATTTTTGATTGAATATTTGAATTTTCGCGCAATCGTAAACCTCCTTCTGCATTGACTGAATAAAATCCTTTGAGAGGTCTTCTTTTTTCTTGGATCGTATCTTTTGATGTGCAGTTAAAAGTTGAAATGAGTATTAGAATAAAAATCATAATTATAGAAGGCATTCATAAGTTCCTGTGGTCTTATTAGATTCGTAGATCGAAGCCATTTTTATTCTAAATTCTAAGGCTATATACACAACCGTTATTTCTATTTATTTCCTCACAATCGCCCCGCACAATCACAATCACCGATACATAGAATCGATCAGCTTTTGATATTTCTCGGTGATGACATGACGTTTGATCGACATCTTTGCGGAAAGTTCATCTCCAACCTCGAATGCCTTCGGAAGTAAACGAAGATCTCCGACCTTTTCAAAACTCTTGAATCCGTTTTCCGAATTCATTGCGTCTTTAACTTCGCGTAAAATTTTTTCTTTCACCGTAGGATTCTCTGCGAGTTCTTGATACGTTCTTCCATAGTCTTGAAACCGATCCAGGACCGGCAGAACTAAGGCCGTTAAGAATCTTTGATCCTGTCCAACGATCATCACTTGATCGATGAACGGCGATTGTGCGAGTTTATTTTCAATCGGAACAGGTTCTATATTTTCTCCATTGAGTAAGACAACGGTCTCTTTTGTCCTACCTACGATCTTGAGAGTATTGTTATACGAAATGATTCCAAGATCGCCGGTATTAAACCAACCGTCCTTGGTGATCACTTTGGCGGTGACATCGGGACGTTTGTAGTAACCTTTCATGATCTGAGGGCCGCGCACATGAATTTCTCCCTTCACACCTTTGTTAGGCGGATACAGAATTTTTCCGCTCTCCACATCTTTTAAAAGTATTTCCACTTCGGGAAAAAGCGGACCCACACTTCCGATCACCAAACGATTCGGTGTACGAAACGCAAGACCGGGGGAGGTTTCCGTTAGACCGTAACCTTCAAACAGAGGAATCCCGATCGCATTAAAAAATTCGTCGATATGAAGAGGAAGTGCTCCTCCTCCTGAAACAGTGCCGCGCAGTTTTCCGCCGGTAGCTTGTCGAATTTTCTTAAGAACGATCGTGTCGAGAATTATATAAGGAAGAATGAATATCCCGATCGACAGAAAACTTTGTCCGAACATCCATAAGGATTGTGGAATATTCCGACCTTTTAAATCGAGTCGGTTTCCTTTAAAAAAATTCAAAGCACGTTGAACCTTCAGGGCACAAAAATAAGCGCTCTTAAATAAGATTCTTCTTATCGCCGATCCCGATTGAATTTTCGATTGAATCCCGTGAAATATATTTTCCCACAATCGAGGCGCGGATGCCATGAATGTCGGTTTAACGATCAATAAATCTTCCTTAATGTTTCTTACATTCGTGTAATACTGGCCGGCTCCCATTGCGATCGTTCCCATCTGAAACACTCTTTCGAAGCTATGCCACACGGGTAGAATCGAAAGAAAACGATCTTTAGGTCCGATATCGATCGGAATATTACGCAATTGAGAAATCATATTGGCATGAGTTAACATCACACCTTTCGGTTCTCCCGTCGTTCCGGAAGTATAGATGACGGTGAATAGATCATCAGGTTGAATCGCACCGATTCTTTCTTCCACTTTGCGGTTACCGGAGACACGCAATTCTTTTCCCTTAGCGATGAGGTCGGCCATTCGAATTATTTTTTTATCGGTAATAACCGCTTCGTCATCCATAAGAATGATTTGCGTGATGTTCGGTAGATGATTTAAGTTATTCTGAACCTTCTTCAGTATGATTTCATTTTCTACGAACACGATTTTCGCGTCGGAGTGGGGGAGAATATAACGAATGTCTCCGTCGGTTACGTCCGTACCGCGCGGGACATCGGCCGCGCCGCTTAACAATATTCCATAATTTGCGATGATCCATTCTTTTCTATTCTCGGATAAGACGGCCACGTGTTCGCGAGCTTTCAATCCCAAGTCTACGATTAACGCCGTTGCAAGAGCGAGACCGTTCTCATAAACTTCTCGGAACGTTATCGTAACGAATTCTTTGTTTTTATTTCTTGTTCCGAACGCGGGCTGATCGCCGTATTTCTGCGCCGTATCATAAAACAATTCCGCTAAATTCTTCGCCGTCACTTTTGAACTCATGTTTTCATTATCTCCGATATCAAAGACGATATCCGATTTCCGAAAAACGGTCTTGAACGGAGCGGCTATTTCGAAAAGAAGATCGCTTTATACGGTTCTTTCTTTTTTGTAAAGTCGGAGGGGCTGATTCCGAAGGATCTGCGAAAGATACGAGTGAAATGAGATTGGTCTGCAAATCCTCCTTCTTGCGCTACGTCCGCTAAGAGCGAACGATTTGCTAAATTATCAACGGCCTTCTTTGTCTTTAACCAAAGGCGATAAGCCGAAAAAGGAACACCGGTTTCTTGTCTAAAAAGATGACGAAAACGTTCGACCGATAATCGAGCTTCAAAGGCTAAACTTGAAAGGGAGAATTCGTCCAGCTCCACATTGGATATACTTTTTTGAATGCGAGTATCCAATTCGTTTTTGGATCTCATCGGAAAATCTTTATTTAGAATTTCAAGAAGTTGTGTACGCACTTCCGTATCGGATCGGTTTAGAATGGACGCTATCTGTTCCTTCTTTTTGTCCGTGAATATATCTCCCACTTCGAATGCGGAGTGATTCGCCGCCAAACTTCTTTCATAAAAAAGATGATACCCCGTGGTCAATGGATCTAAAAAAAATAACGTTAGATTCCCTTCCACTCGGATCATCTCATGGCTGACGCCGGATGGAATGAAAACGGAGTTATACGTTTTCCATTCTCCGTCGCGGGTACGCAATTGAACCCGACCGGAATCGGGTAAACTAATCTGAATGTAAAAATGACTGTGACGTTTCGTTGAAAACCCGTCTCCGCGATACGTAGCAAAATCGTTCCATATCAAAAAATTCTTCATATACCTCGAGCGTTTCCCGCCAAAAGTATATTAGAAGAATTTTCTTTAAGAACTGTCATCATTTTTAATGAGACATGGTTACGAGAGTTCCGATAAAAGTTTATCCAGTGGCTGGTAGAATTCTCCCATACCGTCGACGAAGTTCGTTTCCATCGCCATCTTACGTCCTTCGGCCGAAGTGTATTTGCAAACGTGTGTCATAAGCGTCATATCGCCTTCCGTCGTGAAGGTTCTCGCTTCGATCATAGCGTTCGGATCCTCTACCGCAGTTTTCAAATTGAAGGTCGGCATGTCCGTTGCGTAATTTTCGGTATTCGTTACTCTTTCCGGTGCGGTCACTTCTCGATAGTTTCCATAGATACCGAATCGATTTCCTTTTGCATCCGCATAAACGAATAGATATTTGCCGCCGACTTTAAGATCCACTT
The Leptospira barantonii genome window above contains:
- a CDS encoding SH3 domain-containing protein translates to MPSIIMIFILILISTFNCTSKDTIQEKRRPLKGFYSVNAEGGLRLRENSNIQSKIILTIPEGKIVNILEEVGEIETHNDKTGKWVKVEFERTTGYVFGPFLARVKRDLNNFKDKFIKLGNGKDHTKIFETLIESKLPESYDQIKDQRPYKSNEFRLENYVVRNNYSVISISPRKESCAGYLHSYCYNFILKNGKVINTDMNRESYGELTHISKKAAFFNISGGEGDECGGALESYTIAFVFKTKRTLLAKSGWSETCPDKCPCANPKVFTKTIYEYLHGDGTPSDSELQGIFK
- a CDS encoding AMP-dependent synthetase/ligase; amino-acid sequence: MSSKVTAKNLAELFYDTAQKYGDQPAFGTRNKNKEFVTITFREVYENGLALATALIVDLGLKAREHVAVLSENRKEWIIANYGILLSGAADVPRGTDVTDGDIRYILPHSDAKIVFVENEIILKKVQNNLNHLPNITQIILMDDEAVITDKKIIRMADLIAKGKELRVSGNRKVEERIGAIQPDDLFTVIYTSGTTGEPKGVMLTHANMISQLRNIPIDIGPKDRFLSILPVWHSFERVFQMGTIAMGAGQYYTNVRNIKEDLLIVKPTFMASAPRLWENIFHGIQSKIQSGSAIRRILFKSAYFCALKVQRALNFFKGNRLDLKGRNIPQSLWMFGQSFLSIGIFILPYIILDTIVLKKIRQATGGKLRGTVSGGGALPLHIDEFFNAIGIPLFEGYGLTETSPGLAFRTPNRLVIGSVGPLFPEVEILLKDVESGKILYPPNKGVKGEIHVRGPQIMKGYYKRPDVTAKVITKDGWFNTGDLGIISYNNTLKIVGRTKETVVLLNGENIEPVPIENKLAQSPFIDQVMIVGQDQRFLTALVLPVLDRFQDYGRTYQELAENPTVKEKILREVKDAMNSENGFKSFEKVGDLRLLPKAFEVGDELSAKMSIKRHVITEKYQKLIDSMYR
- a CDS encoding helix-turn-helix domain-containing protein, translating into MKNFLIWNDFATYRGDGFSTKRHSHFYIQISLPDSGRVQLRTRDGEWKTYNSVFIPSGVSHEMIRVEGNLTLFFLDPLTTGYHLFYERSLAANHSAFEVGDIFTDKKKEQIASILNRSDTEVRTQLLEILNKDFPMRSKNELDTRIQKSISNVELDEFSLSSLAFEARLSVERFRHLFRQETGVPFSAYRLWLKTKKAVDNLANRSLLADVAQEGGFADQSHFTRIFRRSFGISPSDFTKKKEPYKAIFFSK
- a CDS encoding SRPBCC domain-containing protein, with translation MKTNQREVKMELRGDTEIVFTRYFAARRELVFDCHTKPELMRRWLIGPEGMVLDTCEVDLKVGGKYLFVYADAKGNRFGIYGNYREVTAPERVTNTENYATDMPTFNLKTAVEDPNAMIEARTFTTEGDMTLMTHVCKYTSAEGRKMAMETNFVDGMGEFYQPLDKLLSELS